Within the Agromyces atrinae genome, the region AGGTCGTCTCCTTTCCGCCGCAGCCCGTCATCACCGAGGACAACCTCGTCGTCTCGATCGACACCGTCGTCTACTTCCAGGTGACCGACGCCCGCGCGGCGACCTACGAGATCGCCAACTACCTCGGCGCGGTCGAGCAGCTCACGACTACGACGCTCCGCAACGTCGTCGGCGGCCTGAACCTCGAAGAGGCGCTCACGAGCCGCGACAACATCAACGGGCAGCTGCGCGTCGTGCTCGACGAAGCGACCGGCAAGTGGGGAATCCGCGTGTCGCGCGTCGAGCTCAAGGCGATCGACCCGCCCCTCTCCATCCAGGACTCGATGGAGAAGCAGATGCGCGCCGAGCGTGACAAGCGCGCCGCCATCCTCACCGCCGAAGGAACCAAGCAGTCCGCGATCCTCGAGGCCGAAGGGCGCCGCCAGGCGGCCATCCTGAGCGCCGAGGGCGACGCCCAGGCGGCCATCCTCCGAGCCGATGGCGAGGCGAAGGCGATTCTCACGGTCTTCGAGGCCATCCACCAGGGCGACGCCGACCCGAAGCTCCTCGCCTACCAGTACCTGCAGACCCTTCCGAAGATCGCCGAGGGAACCGCGAACAAGCTCTGGATCGTGCCGAGCGAGTTCTCGGACGCCGTCAAGAACATCGGTGCGGCATTCGGCGTCAAGGGCGACGGCACGCAGAACCGGCCGCCCGTCTGAGCATGCAGGTCGAGTTCTTCGGGGGAACGCTCCCCCGCGTCTTCGCACACCGCGGACTCGCCGTCGACGCGCCCGAGAACACCCTCCTCGCGTTCGCGCGTGCCGTCTCGGCGGGAGTGCGCTACATCGAGACCGACGTGCACGTGAGTCACGAGGGCGTGGCGATCGTGGCGCACGACCCCGACCTCAAACGGGTCGCCGGACGACCGGTGCGCATCGACCAGTTGACGGTGCCGGAACTCCGGAGGATCGACCTCGGCTCGGCTCAAGGCTTCTGCACGCTCGAGGAGGCGCTCGACGCCTTCCCCGAGACGTGCTTCAACATCGACGTGAAGACGGATGCCGCGGCGCTGCCGATCTCGCGGGCCATCGCCCGAACCCGTGCCGAGAAGCGCGTCCTCATCGCCTCGTTCTCCGATGCCCGCAGGAAGCGCGTGCTCGCGGCTCTCCCGCGAGTCGCCTCGTCGGCCGGAAGCGCGACGATCGCTCGGGTACGTGCCGCGCTCTCGGCCGGAGCGGTGCGCCGCGCTCTCGCCGATGTCTCGGCCGTGCAGGTGCCCGAACGCTACGGTGCCCTGCGCATCGTGTCGCGCACGTTCGTCGACCGCGTGCACGCGGCGGGCCATGAGGTGCACGTCTGGACGGTCAACGAGACCGACGACATGCAGCGGCTCCTCGATCTCGGCGTCGACGGCATCATCACCGATCGCGCCGATCAGGCACTCGACGTCGTGCGACGCCGATCACCTCGACCCTGAGAGTCCCCTGGCAGAACAGCCCCTCGCGGAAAGAGAACGCCCAGCTTCGTCGTTTATAACTGATGAGGATTTGGGGAGAGCGAGAGGAGAACGGCCATGGCTGACCGGAGTCTACGAGGGATGCGGCTGGGCTCACAGAGCCTTCAGAGCGAGGACGGCGTGATCTTCGCCGATCGCGCGCAAACGACGTACTTGTGCGCCGATTGCGGACGCGAGACTGTCATGGTCTTCGCGAGCGACGCCGAGCTTCCCGATGTGTGGGAGTGCCGCACGTGCGGACACGAGGCGACCCGCCTCGTCGACGCCAAGCCCGTCGAGATCGATCGATCCGGCGAGAAGGTGGCACGTACCCACTGGGACATGCTGCTCGAGCGCCGCACGCGCGCCGAGCTCGAAGAGCTGCTCGAAGAGCGACTCGCCTACCTCCGCGCACGTCGCGGTGGACAGCAGAAGATCGGGGCCTAGTCGCCCGAGATGATCGCCCGTCGACTCTGTCGGCGGGCGATTATTGCTGCCGCCAGCAGGGTGCCGAGTGATGCCAGAGCGATGGTCCACGGCACAGCGGCACCGAGTACGACCGAGGGAGTGAGTCCGGTCCGCAGCTCGACATCCGTCACCATTGCACCGGCCTCGTACGCGGGAAGCGCATCGATCGTCCTGCCCGTCGGATCGATGACCTGACTCGTCCCGACCGTCGAGATGTTGACGATCGAGCGTCCCGTCTCGATGGCGCGGAGGCGCGCGATGGCGAGCTGCTGCATGTTCTCGTCCGTCCCGCGGAAGTCGGCGTTGTTCGTCTGCAGCAGGTAGAGCTCGGCTCCCTCGCGCGCGCCCTGCCAGATGACGTCGTCGTAGATGACG harbors:
- a CDS encoding SPFH domain-containing protein, coding for MPDVGGLVLQIFIVVLLVVVAIFVVIVLFRAIRIIPQAYAGVVERLGRYHKTLNPGLNILVPFIDRVRPLVDMREQVVSFPPQPVITEDNLVVSIDTVVYFQVTDARAATYEIANYLGAVEQLTTTTLRNVVGGLNLEEALTSRDNINGQLRVVLDEATGKWGIRVSRVELKAIDPPLSIQDSMEKQMRAERDKRAAILTAEGTKQSAILEAEGRRQAAILSAEGDAQAAILRADGEAKAILTVFEAIHQGDADPKLLAYQYLQTLPKIAEGTANKLWIVPSEFSDAVKNIGAAFGVKGDGTQNRPPV
- a CDS encoding glycerophosphodiester phosphodiesterase, whose product is MQVEFFGGTLPRVFAHRGLAVDAPENTLLAFARAVSAGVRYIETDVHVSHEGVAIVAHDPDLKRVAGRPVRIDQLTVPELRRIDLGSAQGFCTLEEALDAFPETCFNIDVKTDAAALPISRAIARTRAEKRVLIASFSDARRKRVLAALPRVASSAGSATIARVRAALSAGAVRRALADVSAVQVPERYGALRIVSRTFVDRVHAAGHEVHVWTVNETDDMQRLLDLGVDGIITDRADQALDVVRRRSPRP
- a CDS encoding RNA polymerase-binding protein RbpA, which produces MADRSLRGMRLGSQSLQSEDGVIFADRAQTTYLCADCGRETVMVFASDAELPDVWECRTCGHEATRLVDAKPVEIDRSGEKVARTHWDMLLERRTRAELEELLEERLAYLRARRGGQQKIGA